In one Pseudomonas fitomaticsae genomic region, the following are encoded:
- a CDS encoding DUF167 domain-containing protein — protein sequence MSWFRWDGDDLILECHLQPAARSDDFCGLHGDRLKIRLTAPPVEGKANAYLMGFLAKAFGVSKSQVSLIGGELNRQKRVRISAPKKLPDLPGLYRP from the coding sequence GTGAGCTGGTTTCGCTGGGACGGTGACGATCTGATTCTGGAATGTCACCTGCAACCGGCCGCCCGTAGCGATGATTTCTGCGGGCTGCACGGTGATCGCCTGAAGATCCGCCTGACCGCCCCGCCGGTCGAGGGCAAGGCCAATGCGTATCTTATGGGGTTTCTGGCCAAGGCTTTTGGGGTTTCCAAAAGTCAGGTCAGCCTGATCGGCGGCGAGTTGAACCGGCAGAAGCGAGTGCGCATCAGCGCACCGAAAAAGCTGCCGGATCTGCCGGGGCTCTACCGCCCCTGA
- the proC gene encoding pyrroline-5-carboxylate reductase, translating into MSNTRIAFIGAGNMAASLIGGLRAKGLEAARIRASDPGEETRNRVSAEHGIETFADNAQAIDGADVVVLAVKPQAMKAVCEAIRPSLKPNQLVVSIAAGITCASMTAWLGEQPIVRCMPNTPALLRQGVSGLYATSAVSAEQRQQAEELLSAVGIALWLNEEQQLDAVTAVSGSGPAYFFLLIEAMTAAGVKLGLPKETAEQLTLQTALGAAHMAVSSDVDAAELRRRVTSPAGTTEAAIKSFQAGGFEALVEKALGAAAHRSAEMAEQLGK; encoded by the coding sequence ATGAGCAACACGCGTATTGCCTTTATCGGTGCCGGCAACATGGCCGCCAGCCTGATCGGCGGCCTGCGGGCCAAGGGTCTGGAAGCTGCACGGATTCGCGCCAGCGATCCGGGTGAAGAAACCCGCAACCGGGTCAGCGCCGAACACGGCATCGAAACCTTCGCCGACAACGCCCAGGCCATCGACGGTGCCGACGTGGTGGTACTGGCGGTCAAGCCACAAGCCATGAAAGCCGTGTGCGAAGCGATTCGCCCGAGCCTGAAACCGAATCAACTGGTGGTCTCCATCGCCGCCGGCATCACTTGCGCCAGCATGACCGCATGGCTCGGCGAGCAGCCGATCGTGCGCTGCATGCCGAACACCCCGGCGCTACTGCGTCAGGGCGTGAGCGGTTTGTACGCCACCAGCGCAGTGAGTGCCGAACAACGCCAACAGGCTGAAGAACTGCTGTCCGCCGTGGGTATCGCCCTGTGGCTGAACGAAGAGCAGCAACTGGACGCGGTCACTGCGGTCTCCGGTTCCGGCCCGGCGTACTTTTTCCTGCTGATCGAAGCCATGACCGCCGCCGGCGTCAAACTCGGCCTGCCGAAGGAAACCGCCGAGCAACTGACCTTGCAGACCGCTCTGGGCGCCGCGCATATGGCCGTATCCAGCGATGTCGACGCTGCCGAACTGCGCCGCCGCGTGACCTCGCCGGCCGGCACCACGGAAGCGGCGATCAAATCGTTCCAGGCCGGCGGCTTCGAAGCCCTGGTGGAAAAAGCACTCGGCGCCGCCGCGCACCGCTCGGCCGAAATGGCCGAACAACTGGGCAAATAA
- a CDS encoding YggT family protein — translation MIGLNTAAVYVLQTLGSLYLLIVLLRFVLQLVRANFYNPLCQFVVKATQPLLKPLRRIIPSMFSLDMSSLVLAILVQLALMALTLLLTYGTTGNPLQLLIWSLIGVTALFLKIFFWAMIISIILSWVAPGSHNPGAELVNQICEPALAPFRRIVPNLGGLDLSPIFAFLVLKLIDMLVINNLAAMTMMPEILRLLM, via the coding sequence ATGATTGGATTGAACACCGCAGCGGTCTATGTGCTGCAAACCCTCGGCAGCCTGTACCTGCTGATCGTGCTGCTGCGCTTCGTCCTGCAACTGGTGCGGGCGAACTTCTACAACCCGCTGTGCCAGTTTGTGGTCAAGGCCACGCAGCCGCTGCTCAAGCCACTGCGCCGGATCATCCCGAGCATGTTCAGCCTCGACATGTCGTCGCTGGTGCTGGCGATTCTCGTGCAACTGGCGCTGATGGCGCTGACCCTGCTGCTGACCTACGGCACCACCGGCAACCCGCTGCAACTGCTGATCTGGTCGCTGATCGGCGTGACGGCGCTGTTCCTGAAGATTTTCTTCTGGGCCATGATCATCAGCATCATCCTGTCCTGGGTCGCACCGGGCAGCCACAATCCGGGCGCCGAACTGGTGAACCAGATCTGTGAACCGGCCCTGGCGCCGTTCCGTCGCATCGTGCCGAACCTCGGCGGTCTCGACCTGTCGCCGATCTTCGCCTTCCTCGTGCTGAAGCTGATCGACATGCTGGTGATCAACAACCTCGCGGCGATGACGATGATGCCGGAAATCCTGCGCCTGCTGATGTGA
- a CDS encoding YggS family pyridoxal phosphate-dependent enzyme has protein sequence MSTIADNISLVSSRIQAAVKAAGRDENSVQLLAVSKTKPAEALREAYAAGLRDFGENYLQEALGKQLELADLPLIWHFIGPIQSNKTRSIAEHFAWVHSVDRLKIAQRLSEQRPADLPPLNICIQVNVSGEASKSGCTPQDLPALAQAISALPRLKLRGLMAIPEPTEDRAEQDAAFAAVQKLQTSLDLPLDTLSMGMSHDLESAIAQGATWVRIGTALFGARDYSQS, from the coding sequence ATGTCCACGATAGCAGACAACATCTCACTGGTTAGTTCGCGAATCCAGGCAGCCGTCAAAGCCGCCGGACGCGATGAAAACAGCGTCCAGCTGCTGGCCGTGAGCAAGACCAAACCGGCCGAAGCCTTGCGCGAAGCGTATGCCGCCGGCCTGCGCGACTTCGGCGAGAACTATCTGCAGGAGGCCTTGGGCAAACAGCTCGAACTGGCCGACCTGCCCTTGATCTGGCACTTCATCGGCCCCATTCAGTCGAACAAGACCCGCTCGATTGCCGAGCATTTCGCCTGGGTGCACTCCGTGGATCGTCTGAAAATCGCCCAACGCCTGTCCGAGCAACGCCCCGCTGATCTGCCGCCACTGAACATCTGCATTCAGGTCAACGTCAGCGGTGAGGCCAGCAAGTCCGGCTGCACGCCGCAAGACCTGCCGGCGCTGGCCCAGGCCATCAGCGCCCTGCCACGTCTGAAGCTGCGCGGACTGATGGCGATTCCCGAGCCGACCGAAGATCGCGCCGAGCAGGACGCTGCATTCGCTGCCGTTCAGAAGTTGCAGACCAGCCTCGATCTGCCGCTCGACACACTTTCCATGGGCATGAGCCACGACCTCGAGTCGGCCATTGCCCAGGGCGCGACCTGGGTCCGTATCGGTACGGCCCTGTTCGGCGCCCGCGACTATTCCCAATCTTGA
- the metX gene encoding homoserine O-succinyltransferase MetX: MPAAFPPDSVGLVTPQTAHFSEPLALACGRSLADYDLIYETYGTLNAQASNAVLICHALSGHHHAAGYHSVDDRKPGWWDSCIGPGKPIDTNKFFVVSLNNLGGCNGSTGPSSLNPETGKPFGADFPVLTVEDWVHSQARLADLLGIGQWAAVIGGSLGGMQALQWTITYPDRVRHCLAIASAPKLSAQNIAFNEVARQAILTDPEFHGGSFQEQGVIPKRGLMLARMVGHITYLSDDSMGEKFGRGLKSEKLNYDFHSVEFQVESYLRYQGEEFSGRFDANTYLLMTKALDYFDPAANFNDNLAKTFEGAKAKFCVMSFTTDWRFSPARSRELVDALMAARKDVSYLEIDAPQGHDAFLIPIPRYLQAFGNYMNRITL, encoded by the coding sequence ATGCCAGCTGCCTTTCCCCCCGATTCTGTTGGTCTGGTGACGCCGCAAACGGCGCACTTCAGCGAACCGCTGGCCCTGGCCTGCGGCCGTTCGCTGGCCGATTATGACCTGATCTACGAAACCTACGGCACGCTGAACGCGCAAGCGAGCAACGCCGTGCTGATCTGCCACGCCCTGTCCGGCCACCACCACGCTGCGGGTTACCACAGCGTCGACGACCGCAAGCCCGGTTGGTGGGACAGCTGCATCGGCCCCGGCAAACCGATCGACACCAACAAGTTCTTCGTGGTCAGCCTGAACAACCTCGGCGGTTGCAACGGGTCCACCGGCCCGAGCAGCCTCAACCCGGAAACCGGCAAGCCGTTCGGCGCCGACTTCCCGGTGCTCACCGTGGAAGACTGGGTGCACAGCCAGGCGCGCCTGGCCGACCTGCTCGGCATCGGCCAGTGGGCCGCGGTGATCGGCGGCAGCCTTGGCGGCATGCAGGCGCTGCAATGGACCATCACTTACCCGGATCGCGTGCGCCACTGCCTGGCCATCGCCTCGGCCCCCAAGCTGTCGGCGCAGAACATCGCCTTCAACGAAGTGGCGCGCCAGGCGATCCTCACCGACCCGGAATTCCACGGTGGCTCGTTCCAGGAACAGGGCGTGATCCCCAAGCGCGGCCTGATGCTGGCGCGGATGGTCGGACACATCACCTACCTGTCCGACGATTCCATGGGCGAGAAATTCGGCCGCGGCCTGAAGAGCGAAAAGCTCAACTACGACTTCCACAGTGTCGAGTTCCAGGTCGAAAGCTACCTGCGCTATCAGGGCGAAGAGTTCTCCGGGCGCTTCGATGCCAACACCTATCTGTTGATGACCAAGGCGCTGGATTACTTCGATCCGGCGGCGAACTTCAACGATAACCTGGCGAAAACCTTCGAAGGTGCGAAAGCGAAATTCTGCGTGATGTCGTTCACCACCGACTGGCGCTTCTCCCCGGCCCGTTCGCGGGAACTGGTGGACGCGTTGATGGCCGCACGCAAGGACGTCAGTTACCTGGAAATCGACGCACCGCAAGGCCACGACGCCTTCCTGATTCCGATCCCGCGTTATTTGCAGGCGTTCGGCAATTACATGAACCGCATTACGTTGTGA